The following coding sequences are from one Leishmania major strain Friedlin complete genome, chromosome 36 window:
- a CDS encoding putative homocysteine S-methyltransferase, with product MKNHYFSCCGLPAKWKVGDMEAYLADPNYVVMLDGGLATELETRGCDLRDPLWSGKVLLESPQQLQNVALAYLRAGARCIITASYQITPQSLMEHRRLTEDAAVAAIEESVRIAQSARERHLREKPQAAPIFVAGSVGPYGAYLADGSEYRGDYVRSAEEFKEFHRLRIAALLRAGADVLAIETQPSAAEVRAIVALLQEEHPNCRAWVSFTTSRISPVEAISDGTKWADIISFLEKAPQIVAVGVNCIPMAEASAVLAHLHTLTTMPLVVYTNSGESYDAVTRTWHPISMSDGTTLSLGALAREWASHGARLVGGCCRTGPSDIAGAAAALGSADFVV from the coding sequence ATGAAGAATCACTATTTTTCGTGTTGCGGACTCCCGGCGAAGTGGAAAGTAGGTGACATGGAGGCCTACTTGGCAGATCCCAATTACGTCGTCATGCTCGATGGTGGCCTGGCGACGGAACTGGAGACGCGTGGCTGCGATCTTCGCGATCCTCTCTGGTCCGGCAAAGTCCTGCTGGAATCACCTCAGCAGCTTCAGAACGTGGCGCTGGCATACCTGCGGGCTGGCGCACGATGCATCATCACAGCCAGCTACCAGATCACACCACAGAGCCTTATGGAACACCGCAGACTCACCGAGgatgctgctgtggcggccaTTGAAGAGTCGGTGCGCATCGCGCAAAGCGCGCGGGAGCGGCATCTGAGGGAGAAACCACAGGCTGCACCGATTTTTGTGGCCGGCTCCGTCGGCCCGTATGGTGCCTACCTCGCCGACGGTTCCGAATACCGCGGCGACTACGTACGAAGTGCGGAGGAGTTTAAGGAATTCCATCGCTTGCGCATTGCAGCATTACTCCGCGCCGGTGCAGACGTGCTCGCCATTGAAACCCAGCCCTCTgccgcggaggtgcgcgcgattgtggcgctgctgcaggaggagcatCCAAACTGCCGGGCGTGGGTCTCCTTCACGACATCTCGAATCTCACCTGTGGAGGCGATCAGCGATGGCACCAAGTGGGCTGATATCATTTCTTTCCTCGAGAAGGCCCCTCAGATTGTCGCAGTAGGCGTCAACTGCATCCCTATGGCCGAAGCCTCTGCCGTGCTGGCTCATCTGCACACGCTTACTACAATGCCGCTCGTCGTGTACACGAATTCGGGTGAGTCGTACGACGCAGTCACTAGAACGTGGCACCCCATATCCATGAGCGATGGCACTACTCTGAGCTTGGGAGCATTGGCGCGGGAGTGGGCTTCTCATGGTGCTCGGCTTGTTggcgggtgctgccgcaccggGCCATCGGACAttgccggtgctgcggcagctcttGGCAGCGCCGATTTCGTGGTGTAG